CCTTAAACGGGTCACCAGACAGGGCATCAAACGACGCCGGGTCCGTTCTGCTACTGCGACCATCTGCTCCGCCTCGTGATAATTGAGTGCCAGCGGCATTTCGCACAAAACATCCTTACCGTACTCCATCGCCGCAATCGCCATCGGTGCATGCAGATAATTGGGGGTTGCGAGTACTAACGCCTGAACCTCCTCATCCTCCTTTAACCGGTCAAAGTCGGTGTAATACCTCTTTACCCCGTGCAACGAAGCGAGATGACGCAACTTCCGGACATCATTATCGCACAACGCCACCAGTTCAATACAGGGGTTTGCCTTCAATGCCGGAATAAGCACCAGTTGTGCCTGGGCACCACAACCGACAACCGCAACCCGGAGCCGGGTAGTTAGCGGGAGCGCACCAGCACCCGCCGCCCTTGTATTTCCAGCCTGTCCTCGCAAAACAACCTCACCGCCTCAGGATATGCCTGATGCTCCTCAACCAGCACCCGCAAAGAAAGCGACTCCGGCGTATCCACATCCCGCACCGGTATTGCCCTTTGCACGATTATTGGCCCGCAATCAACGTCTGCGGTCACAAAGTGCACAGTGCAGCCGGTAATTTTCACCCCATAATTAATCACCGCTTCATGAACCTGAATCCCCTGTAAACCGGCAAAAGCGGGCAGGAGCGAAGGGTGAATGTTCATTATCCGCATCGGATACCGCTCAAGAAACTTTTGCGATAGAATCCGGTTGAACCCGGCAAGACAAACCAGGTCAATTTGATGTGGCTCAAGCGCCCTGATTACCTCTTCCTCAAACGCCGCACGGCAGGAAAAGTTACGGTGGTCAATTGTTACAGTTGGAATCCGAAAAGTAGCGGCACGATTCAAGACCGGAGCCTCTGGCACATTGACAACTAAAATTCTAATCTCCGCAGGAAAGTCCGGCCGTTCACAACTGCGGGCTAAAGCCTCAAAATTTGTCCCGCGCCCTGAAGCCAGAACCGCAATCCCCTTTTTGACTTTCATACTACGATTGTAATTATTCGCTGGTGGTTGTCAAAACAAACAACACACCTCAAAAATAATCTCTTTGAAATGGCTTTGTTTTGAGGGAACTATCGCAGGGCAAAACTATTTTTGCTAAATTCTACCGTTAAAATTCATTTGTCCTAATTGCGAACATCACTCTTTCTATCGCACCAGCACCACCTTTTTCACCACTCTTGTATCAGGCACCTCAAGTTGGATAAAGTGCACCCCGCAAGCTATATCATCCGGGAGTTTGACCATATATCTGCCCGGCTCTTTATATCCAGCAACAAGCAACCGCTCCTGCCTGCCCATAACATCATAAACACCCAGCCGGACAAAGCCCACCCTTTTCAAATTGAACTCACATTCTCCTCTTGGACTAACTTTAAGCGCTGTAAAACCGGACTGCACCCGCTCTTTCCAACTCCTCCCCTGCGGACCGGGCGCACCATGCTTAAAGTAAATCTGGAAGGTATCGCCACTGTTCGCGCCCGTCATATTCCAGATAAAATATAGATGGTCTGGGTTTGGTCCATCACCACCGCTCGTAAAACCGGAGAAATAATAGCGGTGAAGGGAATCACCCGGTCTTACTAAATACCTTTGACCCCACTCACCATTCCTGTTCCGCTCACGATACCAGTAATAAACAACATGTCGGGTAAGGATTCCCATAAAAAATATACCATAACCAATTCCGTTCCTGGTAAATGTGAAGTTGTCGCATCCACCTATTGTGTCACCGCCTGTTATATACAGTGTTTCTCTTGGCTGCCAGATGCCATTAGACCTCCAGGAGTGGTAACTGCCACCGCTTTGATAAAAAATTATATGTGATTCACCGGTGAAGGGATTGACTCGCAGCCAATATGGGACTTCACTGGTGGGGAAGGTATCGGCTCCAGCGTGAATCAACTCCCTTGGACTCCAGACCGTGCCATTCCGACAGCGATAGATATATCTGCTGATGCCGCCACCCTGAAGTAGATAAACCACATGGACCCGATTGTCAGGTCCAGCAGCCAAATAAGGTAAAGCAATTCCCGAATCAGGACCAACGCTGTCCAGAACAAGAGGCGGCTGCCAAACCCCGCCAACCTTTTCCCGATACACAAGCCAGGTGCCGTAAAGGTGATAAGACTCCTTCCAGAGCGTATGAATATGACCATCCGGACTGCAGGAAACAAGAACCCCTCCCCGTGGTAGTGTGCCCGAACCAACCGAGATTAAAGTTGACACACTGTCCCAGACACCATCAGCCCGGCGCATCTTATACCAGATGTGATAGCCACGATACTCCTGCCAGACAGTATGGATGTTGCCCTGCGAGTCACAGGCAATCTCCGGATAGCAGCATTTGTGCCATTGCGCCAAATCGGCGCTGATGCAGGTGTCCGGAGTCCAGCTCACATCAGGAACAAACCGCTTGTAATAAACCTGAGGTTGTAGTGGGTCGCTGGTACGGTAAGAACCCCAGACGATGTGTATCTGACCATCCGGAGAGACAACAATCGGGTTATAAGGACATTCAAGGGGGTTGTTATAAGGGGGCGCGGTCAGGCAGGTTTCAGGGTCCCAGACGATTTGCGGATGAAACATCGTGTTTAACTCTTGCCTATTGACTGGGGTAAGGGAAATTAAAACAATTAAGAGAACTGTCACATTTACCTCACTTTTACTTTTCAATCATTGTCTTCGTGGAATCGCTGGTCTTGTGGTTGGGTACTGAAGGTACAGGTCAAAGGTGTCACAGACCGTGTTATCCGGATATGATGTCCAGTCGGTGTAGTCGGAAAATAAAGTATCGTTATTTTCCAGACGCCAGCCAATAAATGTGTAGTCCCAGCCATAATCAAGCGGCGGTTCTCCGCCATTCCACCAGTGAAGGTATTCGGGATAGGTGGGAGACATAGGGTTGTAGGCCAAGGTGGCGTACCGTTCTGGACTTGGTGACTGGTTGTTTGCACGCCAGCATTCAATATAACCAGAAACTTGTTGTATTGTGTCCTTTCTCATTACATTCCGGGTGAAAAAGCCCTCTTCGGCATAGATGAGCAGTGGCAGGATAAAGAGAATTGTTATCAAAGTTTGTGCCCTTTTCATCTTAAACCTCCTTACTTTTTATTCTTGTTGCCACATTAAATAAGTTTAACTCCAGCCCAATTCTGGACCGGAGGCGCACCCTGCCACCAATCACCTCACCGGATTTGTTGTAAAACCAGAAATCACAGGATAGAAAGAGTAGAGTAGACTCGTCATCGTAGACTCTGTAAAAATATACAGCAAAAAACCTGTTTTGTCAAGTCGCCGGCATCTTTACGGACAAACAAAGCGACGATGCCATCAGTAATACCCAAAAGGAAAAAGTACTCTTAAAATAAATCAGAAAAAATATTTGCCAATCGGGTCAGGTAACAGATGAAGAAACGCACCGCGTAGGTCGAAACCAAGTAAGCCAATCCCTCCATTACAATAATATTTTCAAACCAAATCTGAGCCAAGCGGTTGCGTTATATGGCAACCCTTGAAGATACCCCGTGGTTTTAGCACCTGCGGCAATTAGTAAGATGCTCTTGGCGGTGATTATTCCCACCTCTGTTTCCAGAGCACAACCCCATGGTCTTCCTGTCCAACCGTGGAGGTCAAAAGAGAACCGAACTTTATCATAAGGAATATTTCCCACATAAACTCCAGAACAGATTGCATCCGGTTGGGAAATCCGCCAGAGGTGGCCAATATAACCACTGCCAAATAGCGAGTCGCCACGCCAGTACACCTCAAAATACCGTTCTGTACCGAGTGAAGTCAGTCCGTATGAAAATGCGGGCATAATCTGAACTTTCCCAATTTTAAACATCGCAACCTTCACCTGAACCGAATCTAAAAATAACAACTTGAACGTGTAATACAAGGACTGATAAAAAGGTGGATTAAGCAGGGAAAAAATACACGACTCTTTTCGGATATTTCGGTA
The candidate division WOR-3 bacterium DNA segment above includes these coding regions:
- a CDS encoding phosphoribosylglycinamide formyltransferase, with the translated sequence MKVKKGIAVLASGRGTNFEALARSCERPDFPAEIRILVVNVPEAPVLNRAATFRIPTVTIDHRNFSCRAAFEEEVIRALEPHQIDLVCLAGFNRILSQKFLERYPMRIMNIHPSLLPAFAGLQGIQVHEAVINYGVKITGCTVHFVTADVDCGPIIVQRAIPVRDVDTPESLSLRVLVEEHQAYPEAVRLFCEDRLEIQGRRVLVRSR